Within the Miscanthus floridulus cultivar M001 chromosome 17, ASM1932011v1, whole genome shotgun sequence genome, the region GGTTGTGCTGATTCCAGACAGACCATGAGATGAGCAGTACCAGCGAGTCAAAATCAAAACCTTTCCTAAAATCGGGGCTGATAATGAATGAAGCCACCAAACCTTCAAACATTGATCTGACAGCGGAGGCTGCATCTCCAGTCTAGCTGCACTGAGGACTTTGGTCCAAATTTCCCTGGAGTGGACACAGCCCACCAGGAGATGATCTGTAGTCTCATACTTATTCTTTGATTTGAAGATTTTTGAAGCGGTGAAGCCAGAACAAATCCGTTATTAGAAGAAAATCGGCCTGTTTACGAGGACGCGTCGGCCTTCTCCGGTTCAGAAATCGTCGTGCACCTCAGAGCGCTGTTGTTCAGTGCCGTCTATACGGTAGGAAGAATCAGCCAAGAATTATGGCACCATGCATGAGACACAATCACAATCAGAGGAtggtttatttatttataaataaTATTTGACTCCAGCCTCATCGCGATCTCCGGTTCGTAGGAGGAAGAGTTGAGAagcatcacacacacacacacacaacctgAATGATAATACATGCATGCCGTATTGCCTATTGGCACTcattattcagatatatatactaCATACATCGTGCATGGCAGCGCGAGCTGGCTCTCTGATCTGATCAGATCTGCTCGAAGTCCTGGAGCGCCCAGTGGCCGTCGGCGCCCTTGACCATGAACTTGTTCTTGGCGACCCACCACTCCACGGGCACCGGGTACTGGTCCTTAAGCGCGTCCTCCCCCTTGTTGGTCAGCGCGACGTCGCGGTCCACCTCCAGCCTGAACCCTCCGGCGCTGCCCTGCTCGCCGGCGACGCCGTGCAGGTAGCACTCGAGGTTGTGCAGCGTCGCGATCGTCCCGGGCTGCTTCAGGTACGGCGACCGCCCCGTGGCGATGGGCAGCTGCACGGCCACGTCCACGTACCCGAGCGGCGGGTACGTCGGCACGATGTCGCCGGCGTTCTTCACGTGGAGCGCCCGCAGGTCCGGGAACGACGCGAACGCCGTCTTGAAGTTGCCGTCCCCGACGCGCGGGCTCGCGAACACGAACGCCGTCACGGGGCACGGCGGCTGCGAGGACCCCGCCGGCGGCGCGTTCACACCGTTGGCCGCGAGGTCCACGGCGTTGAGCGTGGCCAGCGACGCGCCCAGGCTGTGCCCGGTCACCGTGATGCTCGTCACCTCGTCCTTGTACAGTGCCATCAGCCTGCTCACCTCCGCCAGGACCTGCACCATATCATATTTCATTCATGTGGTTCTTCACTAAGCACTGCACAGTACGTGATAAGCATCTGATTTGGTAATACTCCATTTCATCCTAAAGAGAATGCAATTCTCACTTGCCAAAGGCAAAGAGTCaaacaattttaaatttaactaaatctatacaaaaattatTAATATCTATGATAACAAGTATCATTATATTAAttataaaaacatatttttaCAGTAACTCGTTGCTTAAGTATAAACTTTTATGCCTCTCAACAAATTTAAGCCATCAATGCATTCCTTTTCGCACGAGCTAACTCGTTGCTTAATTGGATGCAAGTTTAAGCCAATGATCAGTGCCTGACAAGTAGGGCCTACCGGAACATTCATGCAATGTGCATGTGCCTAGACTCTAACGTACAGCCACGAATTAATTCTTCACGGTGAACAATTTTCACCAATGATTTTTAGGTGAAACACTTTGCTGATTTTTAGGTGACAAAGTCAAAGAACTGGGAAATGGTCGATCTGAATCTCAGTAGTCATCAGTACATATATATAGAGTAGCAGTAGCAAGCAGAGCTAACACTTGCCTGGTCTCTGGCGCTGGTCTGGTTGTACTTGGAGTCCGGGTTGCTGGACCTGTACACGGAGAGGAACCCGCGGTGCACCAAGGCGGCcgggttggcggcggcggcggatcccaGCACGGGCGCGGCGGACACGGGCGTGAAGTCGAAGTCGTTGACCCACTCGAGGCTGCGCATGGTCCCGCGCCACGCGACGAGGATGTCGCGGCGGCCCAGCGCGGCGACGCCCTCGTCGGTGGCGACGGCGACGTACCCCATCCAGTTGGACTCTCTGCTCCACGACTCCGGCAGCAGGtccggcagcggcagcagcaggaaCGCCTCGGGCACGGGGAGCGCCGACGTGGCGTAGATGAACTTGGTGATGGTGTAGCTCCCGGCCGCCGCGGCGCCCGAGCTGGCCAGCAGGTCAGAGTAGCCGAACAGGCACGCGCCGGCGTGCGGCGACCGCTTCTCCTGGTTGAACCCATCGTAGGTGGCCTGCGTGAGCTCGCCGTAGGTGATGAGGTTCGTTCGCAGGTCGAGGTCCAGCGGGTCCAGTAGCCCCGACCACGAGTCCGCGCCCTGGAGCTCGCGCCACCGGCTGGCAATGCTTCCGAGCGTCATCGCCTTTGGTTGGGCTACTAGCTAGAGTTTGGTTCAGACTGGTTGCTGGCTGTAGCTTCGTTTCAGCTTGCATTGCTGCTTGTGGTCATGGGGTGTATTTATATATATCACTATATAGACTAGATAGATGCAGGTCGCGTCGATGAGATCGATGACAACGGATTTGCTATGTTCGTTCTGAAATGCTTCTATCTCAGTGTGCCAAAAGAAAGTGTATTATATCGTGCAGCTGGAAAATGACCGGCGAGACGGGAAACTAGATGCGCCAACGAAATGTTGGTAGTGAGACCTTGCGTCTCCGACAAAATGATCTTGGCTTGTAGCCAACATCTACACGTACGCTCCAAATAGGAACATGCCGGTCATGCACTTTAGCCTGCTTGCATTGATGCATGGCGTTCTTACGTACGTCAGGTCAGGTGTGTGCACGAACAGTCACAAGATTTTTCTGCTGTGAAAACGTTTCCGATCCTGTGAGTGCATCAGAGAACTGGAGTGTGAGCGCAGTGTGATCGCCGGTAGGGAAACGGGACCCAGACCCCTGCAGGTAGGTAGACGATCTGCCTGGCCTGGCAACAAGAATGGAGGTACAAGTGCATGTGTCACTTGGTTGCGTGCAAGCCTCGTTGCTTGTCCCGTCCAAGATCTGATCATCATCCTGCTTCACTCTGTTTTTTTTTGTGACATTTGCCATCCTTTTTCGTTTTTGGTGAAATTTATCTATGACGAGTTGACGACGACGTTGATTGGCACACCAAAACGGTAGCTTTCAAGCGTGTAACATGAGTCTGAATAAACAGAGAACTATGGAAGGATCCAGCTGCCAGAGATATGCATGCTAAATCTAGCTTCCTGGTTTACTTAGTCAGAAGGAGTTCTTAATTCCAGGTCTACTTCGATGACAGTAGCACTGATAGAGACAAATGATATCAGGTGTGCTGGGTCGACCTGTTTGCtcatgttgtagaaattttttgatCGCTAATCCAACCGTAGCACGTCTTATGACAGTTTTTCAATTAATTAGGAGGTAATATTGTTCATAGTATGAATAACAAAATAACTTGACGCCAGACTGGAGCATGTACCACGAGTGTATGCGAAAGAAGTGTACGTGCAACAGAGATACGCCAAGCTGCATTGTCATCGTGGCTACCGCTTTGCCTACGAGTTCTTAATTCCACCACTACGAGTTCTTAATTCCACCGCGTGTATCATATCTCCATAGAGTTGACAGGATACAGATAGAGACAGTGCATTGAAAAATTAGCAGCTAATTATTAGCTGAAAGCTGCTAATAGTTTATAAGTTCCTTCAATCCACTGTCCAACCGTCAATCTAGCCGGTCTCCTAATAAAGATTAGCAAGCTAAAAAATAACGGCTATTAACTACTAGCTAGCTATCTTTTAGTGCTAATGGATCAAAACATGCCCCAAGACCAGTGCACCGGTTTTGCTCAGTATGTAGATCATAACATCTATGGTTTCCAGCAAGCCAATAAAAACGGGAAACATCCCATATTCGTTTTTCACGATGGATACGGTCCAGCGTGCTACATCATCTAAAAAAAGAATAGACATATCTTCCTACTTTTTTGGGAGCGTGTTGGGCAGAGCCGCTTGAGCATCCGGCACTATCCATCCGTGCCGGTTCATGCCTGCCAAATCGATGCATCAGCCAATCGCTCGTTCCAGACCCTCCAACCAGAAATCCACACCTAAGGGCCTGTTTGACAGAGATTCACCACTGTAAAATATGAATCTAAATCTGGGATTCACCGTAGATCAGCTCCACCGTGAATCTGAGATCCACCGTGTATGTACCAGGGAACTGTTTGGCAAAACAATAGATCCAAATTCACGAAAATGAGGTTTTGGTGGGAATAGCCTGTTTTGCCCTTAGGTTGTAACATGAGACATGTGGCTCACGTCTTATGACTATATTCATTCAAAAAATGTATATTTTTAAAACACAAATGCAATATGACACACCAAATAGATAATTAATTAACTCATGTCAACAATATTTCGATTGTCCATACATAAAAATAACTAAAGATTAACTAAATATTACGATTGTTCATGACAACTTCTCAACATTAGATAGTCTTCCATTACATGCTAGTTGTTCCAAGCTAGAGCAAGAGCCTTTCTGGTATTGTTGGGACAAAATGAGGATCATGAACATTGTACTTCCTCCTAAGCCAATCGAGCCTTTCATCGATGGGGAGGGTCATGAACATTTCTCTTTGCTCTTTCTTCACAAACAACTCAGTTGCCACAAAATGCTCATCGGTCTTATATGCAGCCCCACATGCCACAACATGTTCCATAACTTGCTTAATGGTGATCCCACCTTGCCTTTTAGACACAAAAGAAGATGCAGACTCAGAAATCTTTGAGATGTGCTCTTGGATAACAAGGGCTGTGCTACTCTTAGGTTTCTTGGTGGGCTTCTCCAAAATAACCTTAGCGCCCAGTGGCCACACCCCCAGCGCCCATGGCTGCCTGCTGGCCAGCCGGTAAGGGCTGCTGCGACGAACTACCACCTGCTTGACCAGTGGCCACACCCCTAGCGCCCATGGCTGCCTGCTGGCCAGCCGGTAAGGGCTGCTGGCCGGTCGGTAGGGGCTGCTGGCCGGCCAGG harbors:
- the LOC136518289 gene encoding phospholipase A1-II 7-like; this encodes MTLGSIASRWRELQGADSWSGLLDPLDLDLRTNLITYGELTQATYDGFNQEKRSPHAGACLFGYSDLLASSGAAAAGSYTITKFIYATSALPVPEAFLLLPLPDLLPESWSRESNWMGYVAVATDEGVAALGRRDILVAWRGTMRSLEWVNDFDFTPVSAAPVLGSAAAANPAALVHRGFLSVYRSSNPDSKYNQTSARDQVLAEVSRLMALYKDEVTSITVTGHSLGASLATLNAVDLAANGVNAPPAGSSQPPCPVTAFVFASPRVGDGNFKTAFASFPDLRALHVKNAGDIVPTYPPLGYVDVAVQLPIATGRSPYLKQPGTIATLHNLECYLHGVAGEQGSAGGFRLEVDRDVALTNKGEDALKDQYPVPVEWWVAKNKFMVKGADGHWALQDFEQI